The Chitinophaga sp. H8 genome contains a region encoding:
- a CDS encoding NAD(P)-dependent oxidoreductase, whose translation MKVIIFGASGGTGTQLVEQALAQGHTVKAFVRNPAKFQLRHPQLSVFQGDILDPVAVEHAVKDQEAVLSAIGSPANKIGKIRSQGTQNIILAMQKTGVRRLVCQTSLGYGDSRKVLDSTPFYFKYLIVPFILKKGFADHALQEEHIKRSQLDWVIVRPGNLTDGVRTGTYQHGFSPAAPHLKVKISRADVAEFMLKQLTTDTYLRKTPGLSY comes from the coding sequence ATGAAAGTAATTATTTTTGGCGCCTCCGGAGGTACCGGCACCCAACTGGTAGAACAAGCCCTGGCACAGGGACATACTGTAAAAGCTTTTGTACGCAACCCTGCAAAATTTCAACTCAGGCACCCGCAACTGTCCGTTTTTCAGGGAGATATATTAGACCCCGTTGCGGTGGAACATGCTGTGAAAGATCAGGAAGCAGTACTATCTGCTATCGGTTCACCAGCGAATAAAATAGGTAAAATACGGTCGCAAGGCACACAAAATATCATCCTCGCCATGCAAAAAACAGGTGTCAGGCGTTTGGTGTGTCAAACATCCCTGGGTTATGGCGATAGCCGCAAGGTGCTGGACAGTACTCCCTTTTATTTTAAATACCTGATTGTCCCCTTTATCTTAAAAAAAGGATTTGCAGACCATGCCCTACAGGAAGAACATATCAAACGGAGCCAGCTGGACTGGGTAATTGTACGCCCCGGCAACCTGACAGATGGGGTACGTACCGGTACTTATCAGCATGGGTTTTCACCGGCAGCCCCTCACCTTAAGGTAAAAATTTCCCGCGCCGATGTAGCTGAATTTATGCTGAAACAATTAACAACGGATACCTACCTCCGTAAAACACCTGGGCTATCTTACTAA
- a CDS encoding PLP-dependent aminotransferase family protein, translated as MKHYKYEAIAAEIEEHIIAGRYRPGDRLPSIRILKEKFNTSISTIQNAYDYLLAKGLVESLLKSGYYVSASAHQHQENTPVKSKPVIVRDAVFKHHLSAITTWNQQRNAFSEFNVAAAGDAFIPQKLVLRTMQQVIRSQGIGLLRYYPANGAFHLREQIVRRAAQYHTGLHAGELIITDGALQALYIALASVCAPGDVVALESPCIFSILEVIRMLKLKVVEIPVDVNNGFDIDYLKKVCTKHTVKAIVVTPNFHNPTGTLLSNDQKKYLLHLAQLHQIVLIENDVYGDLNFTEQRPCNIKAFDDSGLVMTYTSYSKSLAAGVRLGWLSAGRFFHRAEQLKFAIGSTVAPIYQETVGALLQSNSYDRHIRSFRMQLAKQAYHTLGLLASAFPPGTRISTPKGGYNMWVQMDARVDMTAFYSYCEKAGIRFTPGYTFSFAQVYHHFFRVVFADKYSRTKEKAIRLAGQTAHTLICTD; from the coding sequence ATGAAACATTACAAGTACGAAGCTATTGCAGCTGAAATTGAAGAACATATTATTGCTGGAAGATACCGGCCCGGCGATAGGTTGCCGTCTATCCGGATATTGAAAGAGAAGTTTAATACCAGCATCAGCACGATACAAAATGCCTACGATTATCTTTTAGCCAAAGGGCTGGTGGAGAGTTTGTTGAAGTCAGGGTATTACGTAAGTGCCAGTGCCCACCAGCATCAGGAAAACACGCCGGTCAAAAGTAAGCCGGTAATTGTACGGGATGCGGTGTTTAAACATCATCTGTCTGCTATCACCACCTGGAACCAGCAGAGAAACGCTTTTTCCGAGTTTAATGTGGCAGCGGCAGGGGATGCTTTTATCCCGCAAAAACTGGTATTACGTACCATGCAGCAGGTAATCAGGTCACAGGGAATTGGACTGCTGAGATATTACCCTGCTAATGGCGCCTTCCATTTAAGGGAGCAGATTGTTCGGAGAGCTGCACAGTATCACACGGGATTGCATGCCGGAGAACTGATTATAACAGATGGTGCTTTGCAGGCGCTGTATATTGCCCTGGCATCGGTATGCGCTCCGGGAGATGTGGTAGCATTGGAAAGCCCGTGTATCTTCTCTATACTGGAAGTAATCAGGATGCTAAAGCTGAAAGTAGTGGAGATACCAGTGGATGTTAATAACGGATTTGATATTGATTATTTAAAGAAGGTTTGTACAAAACACACGGTAAAGGCGATTGTAGTAACGCCTAACTTTCATAACCCCACAGGAACGTTGTTGTCAAACGATCAGAAAAAATATTTACTTCACCTGGCACAATTGCATCAGATAGTGTTGATAGAAAATGATGTATACGGCGACCTGAACTTCACGGAGCAGCGGCCCTGTAATATAAAGGCTTTTGATGACAGTGGGCTGGTAATGACTTATACCTCTTACTCCAAATCTTTAGCAGCTGGTGTCAGGCTGGGCTGGTTGTCGGCAGGCAGATTTTTTCACCGGGCGGAACAGCTCAAATTTGCAATAGGCAGTACCGTGGCGCCCATCTATCAGGAAACTGTAGGAGCATTGCTGCAATCAAACAGTTATGACAGGCATATCCGGTCGTTCCGTATGCAGCTGGCCAAACAGGCTTATCATACGCTGGGCTTGCTGGCTTCTGCTTTCCCGCCCGGTACCCGCATCAGTACTCCAAAAGGAGGATACAATATGTGGGTACAAATGGATGCCAGGGTAGATATGACCGCTTTTTACAGCTATTGTGAAAAGGCGGGTATCCGCTTTACGCCAGGATATACTTTTTCATTTGCACAGGTGTATCATCATTTTTTCAGGGTAGTGTTTGCAGACAAGTATTCGCGGACCAAAGAAAAAGCGATCCGGCTTGCCGGACAAACCGCACATACCCTCATCTGTACCGATTAG
- a CDS encoding helix-turn-helix domain-containing protein: MIYQQIPPPASLKDYIRYYWVLESHAADPAATSFRTMADGCPGLIFQHPDEGVLYQNSKQLPGIFLYGQATRHAEIRIAGKFSTIGIYFYPNALKSIFGFNAEILTNTCLNLDEMALKQGYYLAEQLAGTTAPADRIGIISAYLLFLIRKNSHRTDEAMQYALFSILQTKGSIPLKELHEKLQLSERSFERKFKQYIGISPKLFSRISRFQASLDQLRNNTYDKLSDIAFGNDYADQSHFIRSFKEFAGCSPFQYQKTSIEVMENFSQLTQ, translated from the coding sequence ATGATTTACCAGCAAATACCACCGCCTGCATCACTTAAGGATTATATCCGGTATTACTGGGTATTGGAAAGCCATGCTGCCGACCCGGCAGCTACTTCTTTCCGGACGATGGCGGATGGATGTCCTGGTCTTATTTTCCAGCACCCGGATGAAGGGGTATTATATCAGAATAGCAAGCAGCTCCCGGGAATTTTTTTATATGGGCAGGCCACCAGGCACGCAGAAATACGTATTGCCGGAAAATTTAGTACCATAGGGATTTATTTTTATCCCAACGCACTTAAATCTATCTTCGGATTTAATGCGGAAATCCTCACCAATACCTGTCTCAACCTCGATGAAATGGCCTTAAAACAAGGCTATTACCTGGCAGAACAACTTGCCGGCACCACTGCTCCCGCAGACCGGATCGGCATTATTTCCGCTTACCTGCTTTTTCTGATCAGAAAAAACAGCCATCGTACTGATGAGGCCATGCAATATGCCTTATTCAGCATACTTCAAACAAAAGGCAGCATTCCTCTGAAAGAACTGCACGAAAAATTACAACTCTCCGAAAGGAGTTTCGAGCGTAAGTTTAAACAATACATAGGCATTTCTCCTAAATTATTCTCCAGGATCTCCCGATTCCAGGCATCCCTGGACCAACTGAGAAACAATACCTATGATAAACTCTCAGATATTGCTTTTGGCAATGATTATGCAGATCAATCCCATTTTATACGTTCATTCAAGGAATTTGCGGGCTGCTCCCCTTTTCAATACCAGAAAACATCCATTGAAGTAATGGAAAACTTCTCCCAGCTTACTCAATAG
- a CDS encoding DoxX family protein: MASIIDQNWFRKPGTSNTVAIVLLVLRIVAGAAFVFHGWQKIQQPASWVPPGGPVEIPGVFQFLAAVAEFLGGIAWVLGIVTPAASLGIACTMMVALYFHLIVFGDAFVNLAGGSSFELPMVYLSIALVLLVLGPGKFSMDYLIFGERDKTI; this comes from the coding sequence ATGGCCTCAATAATTGATCAGAACTGGTTCCGGAAACCAGGCACGTCCAATACCGTTGCTATTGTACTGTTGGTGTTACGTATAGTAGCAGGTGCAGCTTTCGTTTTTCATGGCTGGCAAAAGATTCAGCAACCAGCTTCCTGGGTACCCCCGGGCGGACCAGTAGAGATACCGGGTGTTTTCCAGTTCCTCGCTGCTGTTGCCGAATTTTTAGGAGGTATTGCCTGGGTGCTGGGGATAGTTACACCGGCAGCATCCCTGGGCATTGCCTGTACAATGATGGTAGCCCTTTATTTTCACCTGATTGTATTTGGAGATGCTTTTGTAAACTTAGCAGGAGGATCTTCTTTTGAACTCCCTATGGTGTATCTGTCTATCGCGCTTGTATTGCTGGTACTGGGGCCGGGAAAGTTCTCCATGGACTATCTGATATTTGGAGAGCGGGACAAGACAATATAA